Proteins co-encoded in one Marinobacter qingdaonensis genomic window:
- a CDS encoding cell division inhibitor SulA, translating to MEQMSFNQNLAYQQSALSRAVPVSAGGERRSVIRTRPKPAQREPAVAGNVTEIILPEGQVENFQLLLPMLTQLNQEKRWLAWIDPPQALVSKWQKMHGIVAGELLVLRSTPDHSAQELAERALSAGTCHAVVMWTRKLGRPAFDALQRASAAGNSHGVILRQR from the coding sequence ATGGAACAAATGAGCTTCAATCAGAATCTGGCGTACCAGCAGAGTGCTTTGTCGCGGGCGGTGCCGGTGTCGGCCGGTGGTGAACGTCGATCCGTGATTCGTACCCGCCCGAAGCCGGCCCAGCGCGAACCGGCGGTCGCTGGCAACGTTACCGAGATCATTTTGCCGGAAGGGCAGGTGGAGAATTTTCAGTTGCTGCTGCCGATGCTGACCCAGCTCAATCAGGAAAAGCGCTGGCTGGCATGGATTGATCCGCCCCAGGCCCTGGTCAGTAAATGGCAGAAAATGCATGGCATTGTTGCCGGCGAATTGCTGGTGCTGCGTTCGACGCCGGATCACTCCGCCCAGGAGTTGGCCGAGCGCGCCTTGAGTGCCGGCACCTGTCACGCGGTGGTGATGTGGACCCGTAAGCTGGGTCGGCCCGCTTTCGACGCGTTGCAGCGGGCATCAGCGGCGGGCAACAGTCACGGTGTGATTCTGCGCCAGCGCTGA
- a CDS encoding DUF6586 family protein, which translates to MASQWHSLVSQKLFLARTLLDDSGTPADAPHSALRQEAALQGATELLLRARRLLLVMVARLYQHRSGEPDNLEALADLVGTEASELGLLQELARQGSSWWNHLEQLEAVQSRPPATKKTVSADNIIAVSAAAGPDRSSAGLRATLDAMKKFADDLEERHSEW; encoded by the coding sequence ATGGCCTCACAATGGCATTCACTGGTTTCACAGAAACTGTTCCTGGCCCGGACGCTGCTGGACGACTCTGGCACGCCCGCTGACGCCCCCCACAGCGCCCTGAGGCAGGAGGCGGCACTGCAGGGGGCCACCGAGCTGTTGCTGCGGGCCCGGCGCCTGTTGCTCGTGATGGTCGCCCGCCTGTACCAGCATCGCAGCGGCGAGCCGGACAACCTGGAGGCGCTGGCGGACCTGGTCGGCACCGAGGCCAGCGAGCTGGGGCTGTTGCAGGAGCTGGCCAGGCAAGGCAGCAGCTGGTGGAACCACCTGGAACAACTCGAGGCGGTACAGAGCCGCCCGCCAGCGACCAAAAAGACGGTCAGCGCCGACAACATCATCGCGGTGTCAGCCGCCGCCGGGCCAGATCGCTCCAGCGCGGGCCTACGAGCCACGCTGGACGCCATGAAGAAATTTGCCGACGACCTGGAAGAGCGGCACAGCGAGTGGTAA